Proteins from one Sabethes cyaneus chromosome 2, idSabCyanKW18_F2, whole genome shotgun sequence genomic window:
- the LOC128734302 gene encoding uncharacterized protein C05D11.1-like, with amino-acid sequence MFKLISTAKANGVIPVHKYRSERTGLTVVVGEVEGPLVNGYFTLATEAHDDDGLPHTLEHLIFLGSENYPYKGILDLVANRCLASGTNAWTDTDHTCYTMTTAGSGGFLSLLPVYLDHILYPTLTDAGFTTEVHHVTEEGEDGGVVYCEMQGRENTGESRIQLEMLRAIYPNCAYSSETGGIMANLRTSTNNEKVRAYHAAFYRPDNLHVIITGQINPEDIFKALEPIEQKILAKGELPPFVRPWQTPVAPLAESKTLRIVYPADEEDCGLLDVAWRGPKATSEYGELTACSVLLRYLSDTSVSPLQQEFIEIENPYASRVGYNIAENSESLLYIGFENVILDKMEAIYPKLMKILERIASGEEKIDMKRMASVLERYILESLRNLESNPHDDVAFHVIGDVLYGEVPQDFDTRLNANRCLQELKNKDEEFWRALLVKYLVNANNVVVRAVPSIEEQKRYAKEEHDRVEQQKGFLGAEGLAQKAKQLTDAMATNEIPPPDDMLTSIPVPSTDGIKFHPVQIFKSSEENNPPGLNLQKLPVYAEAYHLHTNFCYLMVTMNTEPVEAHSRPYLLLLMELLTESPVRRGDKLIPYESVVAALESDTIETEAKLGIETRSRFSLGPFSTAATLFMQVIPTKYEIGINWIAELLRNTEFTPERIKVCASKMVNDVAQAKREGNSIVRDLLKAMYYGSDSHVRVSSLLKQQKFLSELIEQLNNPAGVKKVINDLNNVRAIITRPENLALHLAANWVEMAKLQIDLEGPWSRLVNTEGVHKNKLSVIPDWQLMQFKGTLEDFNGVVVGLGSVESAFLYQSSNAIKDFNDADLAPLLLFLQYLTQLEGALWRQIRGQGFSYGYNIVPRPNEGLLYFTLYRASNVVAAYKEAKSITEKQLLEDAKWDPTLLESARSSLIFEIIAREKSIGNVVTQSFLSSFKQVSAGYNQALVQQVGNVTEADLARVGNKYVRQLFSSDAKTAIVCHPDKAADVAAAFKQLGHNLKVETSLEESILA; translated from the exons ATGTTTAAGTTGATCAGCACTGCCAAAGCGAATGGAGTCATTCCGGTTCACAAATACCGCTCGGAACGTACCGGTTTGACGGTTGTTGTTGGAGAAGTAGAAG GACCCTTAGTCAATGGGTATTTCACGCTGGCTACAGAGGCACATGATGACGATGGACTGCCACATACATTGGAGCATTTGATTTTTTTGGGTTCGGAAAATTATCCTTACAAAGGAATTTTGGATTTAGTCGCTAACCGCTGCCTCGCTTCCGGAACTAATGCCTGGACGGATACGGACCATACATGTTACACTATGACTACAGCCGGGAGTGGAGGTTTCCTTTCGTTGCTTCCAGTTTACCTGGACCACATTCTCTATCCTACTCTAACGGATGCTGGATTTACAACAGAGGTCCATCATGTCACGGAAGAGGGTGAAGATGGTGGTGTAGTTTACTGCGAAATGCAAGGTCGTGAAAATACAGGCGAATCCCGAATTCAACTAGAAATGCTTCGCGCTATCTATCCAAATTGTGCTTATAGCTCGGAAACCGGCGGTATTATGGCCAATTTGAGAACCAGTACAAACAATGAAAAGGTTCGAGCATACCATGCGGCATTTTATCGGCCGGATAATTTGCACGTGATCATTACGGGGCAGATAAACCCGGAGGACATTTTCAAAGCACTGGAACCTATTGAGCAAAAAATTCTTGCTAAAGGTGAACTTCCACCTTTTGTACGGCCATGGCAAACTCCTGTCGCTCCCTTGGCTGAATCCAAGACGCTGAGAATAGTTTATCCAGCCGACGAGGAAGATTGTGGTTTGCTAGATGTGGCATGGCGAGGGCCTAAAGCAACCAGTGAGTACGGGGAATTGACCGCTTGCTCTGTTCTGTTGCGCTATCTTTCCGATACATCTGTAAGCCCGCTACAACAAGAATTTATTGAAATCGAAAATCCTTACGCGAGTCGTGTGGGCTATAATATAGCAGAAAATTCCGAATCATTGTTGTACATCGGCTTTGAAAACGTTATCTTGGATAAAATGGAAGCCATCTACCCTAAGCTAATGAAAATACTGGAAAGAATTGCATCTGGTGAAGAAAAAATAGATATGAAGCGAATGGCCAGCGTATTGGAAAGATATATCTTAGAATCATTGAGAAATTTGGAAAGTAACCCACACGACGACGTGGCATTTCACGTGATTGGTGATGTACTGTATGGGGAGGTGCCTCAGGAT TTTGATACCCGTTTAAACGCAAACCGGTGCTTACAAGAGCTGAAAAATAAGGATGAAGAATTCTGGCGTGCTTTACTAGTTAAGTATCTTGTAAAT GCGAATAATGTCGTAGTTCGTGCAGTTCCAAGCATCGAGGAACAAAAGCGTTACGCTAAGGAAGAGCATGATCGGGTTGAACAACAGAAAGGCTTTTTAGGAGCGGAAGGACTAGCTCAGAAAGCGAAGCAGTTGACCGATGCGATGGCTACCAATGAAATTCCTCCACCTGATGATATGTTGACCTCAATTCCGGTACCTTCTACCGACGGAATAAAGTTTCACCCCGTTCAAATTTTTAAATCAAGCGAAGAAAATAATCCACCCGGTTTAAATCTACAGAAATTGCCGGTTTATGCAGAAGCATATCATTTGCATACTAACTTCTGTTAT CTTATGGTCACTATGAATACGGAACCAGTGGAAGCGCATTCGCGTCCATACCTGCTATTGTTGATGGAACTTTTGACCGAATCGCCTGTTCGACGTGGGGATAAATTAATACCGTACGAATCCGTTGTAGCGGCCCTGGAGTCGGACACAATTGAAACCGAAGCAAAATtaggtatcgaaacgagaagtCGTTTCAGCTTGGGACCTTTTAGTACTGCAGCAACACTGTTCATGCAAGTGATTCCAACCAAGTATGAAATCGGTATCAACTGGATTGCGGAACTGTTGCGTAACACGGAGTTTACTCCTGAACGTATAAAGGTTTGTGCATCGAAAATGGTAAATGATGTTGCGCAAGCTAAACGGGAAGGAAACTCCATTGTTCGAGATCTCCTGAAAGCTATGTATTATGGATCAG ATAGTCACGTTCGTGTGAGTTCCCTGTTAAAACAGCAAAAGTTTTTGAGTGAACTGATCGAGCAGCTTAACAATCCTGCCGGTGTCAAAAAAGTTATCAACGATTTAAACAATGTTCGAGCTATTATTACTAGACCCGAAAATCTGGCATTACATCTGGCTGCTAACTGGGTAGAAATGGCCAAACTTCAAATCGATTTGGAAGGACCTTGGTCGAGACTTGTTAATACCGAAGGAGTTCACAAAAATAA ATTATCAGTCATTCCTGATTGGCAATTGATGCAGTTCAAAGGTACCCTGGAAGATTTCAACGGCGTTGTAGTCGGTTTGGGAAGTGTTGAAAGTGCTTTCCTCTATCAAAGTTCTAACGCAATAAAAGATTTCAACGATGCAGATTTGGCACCACTACTTCTGTTCTTGCAGTACCTGACACAGCTGGAGGGAGCATTGTGGCGGCAAATTCGGGGTCAAGGTTTTTCCTACGGCTACAACATCGTTCCTCGACCGAATGAAGGACTTTTATACTTTACACTCTACCGTGCATCCAACGTGGTTGCTGCCTACAAAGAAGCGAAATCAATTACA gaGAAACAATTGCTAGAGGATGCTAAATGGGACCCGACGCTGTTGGAATCGGCTCGCAGTTCGCTTATATTTGAAATAATTGCACGCGAAAAGAGTATTGGCAACGTAGTGACTCAGTCGTTCCTGTCCAGCTTCAAGCAAGTGTCAGCAGGTTACAATCAGGCGTTGGTACAGCAGGTCGGTAACGTTACCGAGGCTGATTTGGCGCGTGTTGGCAATAAATACGTTCGGCAATTATTCTCGTCCGACGCCAAGACGGCAATCGTGTGCCACCCGGATAAGGCAGCGGATGTAGCTGCGGCATTTAAACAACTTGGTCACAATCTAAAAGTGGAAACCAGCTTGGAGGAGAGCATTTTGGCTTAA